In the genome of Populus nigra chromosome 9, ddPopNigr1.1, whole genome shotgun sequence, one region contains:
- the LOC133702529 gene encoding nonsense-mediated mRNA decay factor SMG7-like isoform X2, which translates to MDTNSLLKDQKEKPSLLVEVANLEKQLWTLVHTRGLLYSSVQDLYRKICSSYEKLILSDHRLEELQDTEYSLWKLHYRHIDEFRKRIKKFSANRETIMFVTPQSKLATQRSSDNHVDGFKSFLSEATEFYQNLIFKIKRYYGLPEDFSFHRSGGNYASPEPNKMQKLQFLCHRLLVCLGDLARYREQCEKSDTQNHKWSVAVAHYLEATIIWPDSGNPQNQLAVLATYVGDEFLALYHCIRSLAVKDPFPDAWNNLILLFERNRSSHLHYLSSEACFDFLRPSESSVWTGAQSTNDFLNCKPLKAEDEGSRETHLWPLIIRTISFFFIKSSFEDFPCTFASTLKELDVLMALDDATLKAAMESYQHMNSARSGPFRTLQFISLLIFVIENLINIPDEKDSKDKTEVHQIALIQAAVAASFIFMGRLTDRCLKADLLDSCPLLPALLVFVEWLARILDELETHGSDDKSTSSMSYFFGVFLELLNQFDIKSGEVEPPHRIALWEDYELRGFAPVAHSQVPLDFTSHWGHRDSFETGTRYRANRIIDAAMKIADRTNNSHKWIFYDKSGRRFSVAESNKFQDRKELEKMGSASTVVQEKDPNQQILQSTEKSEKVILEEKPSSPVVNGKSISLEEEEVILFKPLTRYNSAPLYRSITSNDQTPLEDTGDQVVPADECLRRATSLLIAQNQGQGDPSAFHSDLTNFRCIKPVKQQEPPLKDTADHLVSEAPNSHGTPSLSTSISAGPPSLNAWVLNRGLSNERVNGKGDMSRHSLAPIQEMASASMNDLSISETDSVISSTHEHLTPHYSSPPYSAPVPSAPFLPDDAVWLNGIQSTFTDYNSSGTINRTNSNYFDTSQVSGYSNWTGSHQPLHHGPGIPGFMDAYTPVRRMTSSEWLRQYRESQNPERTTSHLWPVHSYTIGNTGNFHDISRSGLFNQWATPVASNQLVYEGSPPMLPGFPPVHGTDDQRNKFFYGYQRPNPYGCGGVNEPEPLLQYLKEKEWLLQQDPTFRGPTYMGS; encoded by the exons ATGGATACTAATTCACTTCTTAAGGATCAGAAAGAAAAACCAAGTCTTCTTGTTGAG GTTGCTAATTTAGAAAAACAGCTGTGGACACTAGTCCATACGAGAGGTCTTTTGTACTCCAGTGTTCAAGATTTGTATCGAAAAATATGCTCTAGTTATGAGAAATTAATTCTCAGTGATCACAGACTGGAGGAGCTTCAAGATACTGAATATTCTCTGTGGAAGCTTCACTATAGACATATTGATGAATTTCGTAAACGAATAAAGAAATTTTCTGCTAACAGGGAGACTATAATGTTTGTGACACCACAAAGTAAGTTGGCTACACAGAGAAGCAGTGATAACCATGTTGATGGATTTAAATCATTTCTGTCTGAAGCAACtgaattttatcaaaatcttatcttcaaaatcaaaagatattATGGTCTCCCAGAAGATTTTTCCTTCCATAGAAGCGGTGGCAATTATGCTTCCCCTGAGCCCAACAAAATGCAGAAACTACAATTTTTATGCCATCGCCTTTTAGTTTGTCTGGGGGATCTTGCTAGATACAGAGAACAATGTGAAAAATCTGACACGCAGAACCACAAGTGGTCAGTTGCAGTCGCTCATTACTTGGAAGCAACAATAATTTGGCCCGACAGTGGAAACCCCCAAAATCAG TTGGCAGTGTTGGCAACATATGTCGGTGATGAGTTCCTAGCTTTGTACCACTGCATAAGAAGTTTAGCTGTTAAAGATCCTTTCCCTGATGCATGGAATAACCTTATTTTACTGTTTGAAAGA AACAGGTCATCTCATTTACATTACCTTTCTAGTGAGGCCTGCTTTGATTTCTTACGACCATCTGAAAGTAGCGTCTGGACTGGAGCACAATCCACTAATGATTTTTTGAATTGCAAGCCTCTGAAAGCTGAAGATGAAGGCTCAAGGGAGACACATTTATGGCCTCTAATCATTAGAACAATAAGTTTCTTCTTCATAAAATCCAG TTTTGAGGACTTTCCTTGTACTTTTGCATCTACTCTTAAAGAGCTGGATGTGTTGATGGCACTAGATGATGCAACGTTAAAAGCTGCAATGGAGTCATATCAGCATATGAATTCAGCCAGGAGTGGTCCTTTTAGAACCCTTCAATTTATCTCATTACTCATCTTTGTCATTGAGAATCTAATAAATATCCCAGATGAAAAGGATTCAAAGGATAAAACTGAAGTCCATCAAATTGCGTTAATACAAGCTGCAGTGGCTGCTTCATTCATTTTCATGGGACGTCTTACTGATAGATGTTTGAAGGCAGATTTGTTGGACTCTTGCCCACTTTTACCAGCTTTGCTTGTTTTTGTGGAGTGGTTAGCACGTATTCTTGATGAACTCGAAACACATGGATCTGATGATAAAAGTACAAGTTCTATGTCTTATTTCTTTGGAGTGTTTCTTGAACTTTTGAATCAGTTTGACATTAAAAGTGGTGAAGTCGAGCCTCCACACAGGATTGCTCTTTGGGAAGACTACGAGTTGAGAGGCTTTGCACCAGTAGCTCATTCACAGGTGCCATTAGATTTTACAAGTCATTGGGGACACAGAGACAGTTTTGAAACTGGAACTCGATACCGTGCAAATCgcatcattgatgctgcaatgAAGATTGCAGATAGAACAAACAATAGTCACAAGTGGATCTTCTATGATAAATCTGGAAGAAGATTTTCTGTTGCTGaatcaaataaatttcaagacAGGAAAGAGTTGGAAAAGATGGGATCTGCTAGTACTGTTGTTCAAGAGAAAGATCCCAACCAGCAAATTTTACAATCAACAGAAAAAAGTGAGAAGGTAATCCTTGAGGAGAAACCAAGTAGCCCTGTTGTGAATGGAAAATCCATTTCATTAGAGGAGGAAGAAGTCATTCTCTTCAAGCCCCTCACAAGATACAATTCTGCACCACTTTATAGGTCTATCACCTCCAATGATCAAACACCTTTAGAAGACACTGGGGACCAGGTCGTGCCTGCTGATGAATGCTTGCGACGTGCTACGTCACTACTAATAGCACAAAACCAGGGGCAGGGTGATCCTTCAGCATTCCATTCTGACCTCACCAATTTCAGGTGCATCAAACCAGTGAAACAGCAGGAGCCTCCCCTAAAGGATACAGCAGACCACCTGGTTTCAGAAGCTCCTAACTCTCATGGGACTCCGTCTCTCAGCACCTCCATTTCTGCCGGGCCACCCTCACTCAATGCTTGGGTTCTCAATAGAGGTTTGAGCAATGAAAGGGTGAATGGTAAAGGTGACATGAGTAGACATAGCTTGGCACCTATTCAGGAAATGGCTTCAGCATCCATGAATGATCTCTCTATCAGTGAAACTGACTCTGTAATTAGTTCCACACATGAACATTTGACCCCACATTACTCTTCTCCTCCTTATTCAGCTCCAGTGCCGTCTGCCCCATTTCTTCCTGATGATGCTGTGTGGCTTAATGGCATCCAATCTACTTTCACTGACTACAATAGCTCGGGAACTATCAACAGAactaattctaattattttgacACATCTCAAGTGAGTGGCTATTCAAATTGGACTGGTTCTCATCAACCTCTTCATCACGGTCCTGGAATTCCAGGCTTCATGGATGCATACACACCAGTGCGTCGAATGACTTCTTCTGAATGGCTTCGTCAGTACAGGGAAAGTCAGAATCCTGAGCGCACCACTAGTCACTTATGGCCAGTACATTCTTACACCATTGGGAACACTGGAAACTTCCACGACATATCCAGGTCCGGTCTTTTTAATCAGTGGGCAACTCCTGTGGCTTCTAATCAATTGGTTTATGAAGGGAGCCCGCCAATGCTTCCAGGTTTCCCTCCTGTTCATGGAACTGATGATCAAAGGAACAAATTCTTTTATGGTTATCAAAGACCGAACCCTTATGGATGTGGTGGCGTGAATGAGCCAGAACCACTCTTGCAGTATCTCAAGGAGAAAGAATGGCTGCTCCAGCAGGATCCAACGTTCAGAGGTCCTACATATATGGGAAGTTGA
- the LOC133703265 gene encoding uncharacterized protein ECU03_1610-like yields the protein MAAIIIAKNAMLNLSKALIPQPPSLFPKSTPKVSRVCFTTFASKYNEGRYAAEEDEDRASGFSERAKETANETIDRTNERAEKAKERSKEMKEKVKGNAEEMKEKAKGYAHETKESAKGTAQSAAEKVKEGTNKAAETVERTKEGAQDYAYVAKEKAKDGTESVADTARDVKEKAKDYAGVAGEKAKDGTHKIAETVESVGEKAKQTVKGALDAAKETTQKIKETVVGKDDHHDDDDYRREKIDEDGVKYKR from the exons ATGGCAGCCATTATCATTGCCAAAAACGCTATGCTCAATCTCTCAAAAGCATTGATCCCTCAGCCCCCTTCTCTCTTCCCCAAATCCACGCCTAAAGTCTCACGGGTCTGCTTCACTACCTTTGCCTCCAAATATAACGAG GGACGGTATGCAGCGGAGGAGGATGAAGACCGAGCGTCAGGATTTTCTGAGAGAGCGAAAGAAACTGCAAATGAAACAATTGACAGGACCAACGAGCGTGCGGAGAAGGCGAAAGAACGCTCtaaggaaatgaaagagaaggTAAAAGGAAATGCAGAGGAAATGAAGGAGAAGGCGAAAGGGTATGCACACGAGACAAAGGAGAGTGCCAAAGGCACGGCGCAGTCTGCCGCTGAGAAGGTTAAGGAAGGGACAAACAAGGCAGCGGAGACGGTAGAGAGAACGAAAGAAGGAGCGCAAGATTATGCATATGTTGCAAAAGAGAAGGCTAAAGACGGGACAGAGAGCGTGGCGGATACTGCACGTGATGTGAAAGAGAAGGCAAAAGACTATGCGGGAGTGGCAGGGGAGAAGGCAAAGGACGGGACTCATAAGATAGCTGAGACGGTGGAGAGTGTGGGAGAGAAGGCGAAACAGACAGTGAAGGGAGCATTGGATGCTGCGAAGGAAACTACACAGAAGATTAAAGAGACTGTGGTGGGGAAAGATGATCATcacgatgatgatgattatagGAGGGAGAAGATCGATGAAGATGGTGTGAAGTACAAGAGGTGA
- the LOC133702529 gene encoding nonsense-mediated mRNA decay factor SMG7-like isoform X1, with protein MNIYLGYNHIFEIGIWGLVYSLTLRCLVNDRSEKAFSTPVMDTNSLLKDQKEKPSLLVEVANLEKQLWTLVHTRGLLYSSVQDLYRKICSSYEKLILSDHRLEELQDTEYSLWKLHYRHIDEFRKRIKKFSANRETIMFVTPQSKLATQRSSDNHVDGFKSFLSEATEFYQNLIFKIKRYYGLPEDFSFHRSGGNYASPEPNKMQKLQFLCHRLLVCLGDLARYREQCEKSDTQNHKWSVAVAHYLEATIIWPDSGNPQNQLAVLATYVGDEFLALYHCIRSLAVKDPFPDAWNNLILLFERNRSSHLHYLSSEACFDFLRPSESSVWTGAQSTNDFLNCKPLKAEDEGSRETHLWPLIIRTISFFFIKSSFEDFPCTFASTLKELDVLMALDDATLKAAMESYQHMNSARSGPFRTLQFISLLIFVIENLINIPDEKDSKDKTEVHQIALIQAAVAASFIFMGRLTDRCLKADLLDSCPLLPALLVFVEWLARILDELETHGSDDKSTSSMSYFFGVFLELLNQFDIKSGEVEPPHRIALWEDYELRGFAPVAHSQVPLDFTSHWGHRDSFETGTRYRANRIIDAAMKIADRTNNSHKWIFYDKSGRRFSVAESNKFQDRKELEKMGSASTVVQEKDPNQQILQSTEKSEKVILEEKPSSPVVNGKSISLEEEEVILFKPLTRYNSAPLYRSITSNDQTPLEDTGDQVVPADECLRRATSLLIAQNQGQGDPSAFHSDLTNFRCIKPVKQQEPPLKDTADHLVSEAPNSHGTPSLSTSISAGPPSLNAWVLNRGLSNERVNGKGDMSRHSLAPIQEMASASMNDLSISETDSVISSTHEHLTPHYSSPPYSAPVPSAPFLPDDAVWLNGIQSTFTDYNSSGTINRTNSNYFDTSQVSGYSNWTGSHQPLHHGPGIPGFMDAYTPVRRMTSSEWLRQYRESQNPERTTSHLWPVHSYTIGNTGNFHDISRSGLFNQWATPVASNQLVYEGSPPMLPGFPPVHGTDDQRNKFFYGYQRPNPYGCGGVNEPEPLLQYLKEKEWLLQQDPTFRGPTYMGS; from the exons ATGAATATTTATCTGGGATATAATCACATCTTTGAAATTGGAATTTGGGGTTTAGTTTATTCACTTACATTACGTTGTCTGGTAAATGACAGGTCAGAAAAGGCTTTTTCCACTCCAGTCATGGATACTAATTCACTTCTTAAGGATCAGAAAGAAAAACCAAGTCTTCTTGTTGAG GTTGCTAATTTAGAAAAACAGCTGTGGACACTAGTCCATACGAGAGGTCTTTTGTACTCCAGTGTTCAAGATTTGTATCGAAAAATATGCTCTAGTTATGAGAAATTAATTCTCAGTGATCACAGACTGGAGGAGCTTCAAGATACTGAATATTCTCTGTGGAAGCTTCACTATAGACATATTGATGAATTTCGTAAACGAATAAAGAAATTTTCTGCTAACAGGGAGACTATAATGTTTGTGACACCACAAAGTAAGTTGGCTACACAGAGAAGCAGTGATAACCATGTTGATGGATTTAAATCATTTCTGTCTGAAGCAACtgaattttatcaaaatcttatcttcaaaatcaaaagatattATGGTCTCCCAGAAGATTTTTCCTTCCATAGAAGCGGTGGCAATTATGCTTCCCCTGAGCCCAACAAAATGCAGAAACTACAATTTTTATGCCATCGCCTTTTAGTTTGTCTGGGGGATCTTGCTAGATACAGAGAACAATGTGAAAAATCTGACACGCAGAACCACAAGTGGTCAGTTGCAGTCGCTCATTACTTGGAAGCAACAATAATTTGGCCCGACAGTGGAAACCCCCAAAATCAG TTGGCAGTGTTGGCAACATATGTCGGTGATGAGTTCCTAGCTTTGTACCACTGCATAAGAAGTTTAGCTGTTAAAGATCCTTTCCCTGATGCATGGAATAACCTTATTTTACTGTTTGAAAGA AACAGGTCATCTCATTTACATTACCTTTCTAGTGAGGCCTGCTTTGATTTCTTACGACCATCTGAAAGTAGCGTCTGGACTGGAGCACAATCCACTAATGATTTTTTGAATTGCAAGCCTCTGAAAGCTGAAGATGAAGGCTCAAGGGAGACACATTTATGGCCTCTAATCATTAGAACAATAAGTTTCTTCTTCATAAAATCCAG TTTTGAGGACTTTCCTTGTACTTTTGCATCTACTCTTAAAGAGCTGGATGTGTTGATGGCACTAGATGATGCAACGTTAAAAGCTGCAATGGAGTCATATCAGCATATGAATTCAGCCAGGAGTGGTCCTTTTAGAACCCTTCAATTTATCTCATTACTCATCTTTGTCATTGAGAATCTAATAAATATCCCAGATGAAAAGGATTCAAAGGATAAAACTGAAGTCCATCAAATTGCGTTAATACAAGCTGCAGTGGCTGCTTCATTCATTTTCATGGGACGTCTTACTGATAGATGTTTGAAGGCAGATTTGTTGGACTCTTGCCCACTTTTACCAGCTTTGCTTGTTTTTGTGGAGTGGTTAGCACGTATTCTTGATGAACTCGAAACACATGGATCTGATGATAAAAGTACAAGTTCTATGTCTTATTTCTTTGGAGTGTTTCTTGAACTTTTGAATCAGTTTGACATTAAAAGTGGTGAAGTCGAGCCTCCACACAGGATTGCTCTTTGGGAAGACTACGAGTTGAGAGGCTTTGCACCAGTAGCTCATTCACAGGTGCCATTAGATTTTACAAGTCATTGGGGACACAGAGACAGTTTTGAAACTGGAACTCGATACCGTGCAAATCgcatcattgatgctgcaatgAAGATTGCAGATAGAACAAACAATAGTCACAAGTGGATCTTCTATGATAAATCTGGAAGAAGATTTTCTGTTGCTGaatcaaataaatttcaagacAGGAAAGAGTTGGAAAAGATGGGATCTGCTAGTACTGTTGTTCAAGAGAAAGATCCCAACCAGCAAATTTTACAATCAACAGAAAAAAGTGAGAAGGTAATCCTTGAGGAGAAACCAAGTAGCCCTGTTGTGAATGGAAAATCCATTTCATTAGAGGAGGAAGAAGTCATTCTCTTCAAGCCCCTCACAAGATACAATTCTGCACCACTTTATAGGTCTATCACCTCCAATGATCAAACACCTTTAGAAGACACTGGGGACCAGGTCGTGCCTGCTGATGAATGCTTGCGACGTGCTACGTCACTACTAATAGCACAAAACCAGGGGCAGGGTGATCCTTCAGCATTCCATTCTGACCTCACCAATTTCAGGTGCATCAAACCAGTGAAACAGCAGGAGCCTCCCCTAAAGGATACAGCAGACCACCTGGTTTCAGAAGCTCCTAACTCTCATGGGACTCCGTCTCTCAGCACCTCCATTTCTGCCGGGCCACCCTCACTCAATGCTTGGGTTCTCAATAGAGGTTTGAGCAATGAAAGGGTGAATGGTAAAGGTGACATGAGTAGACATAGCTTGGCACCTATTCAGGAAATGGCTTCAGCATCCATGAATGATCTCTCTATCAGTGAAACTGACTCTGTAATTAGTTCCACACATGAACATTTGACCCCACATTACTCTTCTCCTCCTTATTCAGCTCCAGTGCCGTCTGCCCCATTTCTTCCTGATGATGCTGTGTGGCTTAATGGCATCCAATCTACTTTCACTGACTACAATAGCTCGGGAACTATCAACAGAactaattctaattattttgacACATCTCAAGTGAGTGGCTATTCAAATTGGACTGGTTCTCATCAACCTCTTCATCACGGTCCTGGAATTCCAGGCTTCATGGATGCATACACACCAGTGCGTCGAATGACTTCTTCTGAATGGCTTCGTCAGTACAGGGAAAGTCAGAATCCTGAGCGCACCACTAGTCACTTATGGCCAGTACATTCTTACACCATTGGGAACACTGGAAACTTCCACGACATATCCAGGTCCGGTCTTTTTAATCAGTGGGCAACTCCTGTGGCTTCTAATCAATTGGTTTATGAAGGGAGCCCGCCAATGCTTCCAGGTTTCCCTCCTGTTCATGGAACTGATGATCAAAGGAACAAATTCTTTTATGGTTATCAAAGACCGAACCCTTATGGATGTGGTGGCGTGAATGAGCCAGAACCACTCTTGCAGTATCTCAAGGAGAAAGAATGGCTGCTCCAGCAGGATCCAACGTTCAGAGGTCCTACATATATGGGAAGTTGA
- the LOC133703385 gene encoding B3 domain-containing transcription factor LEC2-like, whose protein sequence is MENVFPTLSNNSGNTTTTTNASSVMMGCPQNSQFSSIDGPLSYPSTPSSSLTQSNYFAPQYYTTPPCETTQFPFTDSLDQRSQYTPAADPFYPVMVGQNAIEMQRSCILQPNALQLEQERRALDAYKTKVARCMRKLARQRRLGRASSGASSTRITDASRLALHGAGTDGQNSRTNTSKDLFEFLTPDNKKLKALLRKDLKNSDVGSLGRIVLPKREVEENLPPLHDKEGILLVLRDIYSNQEWGLKLKFWTNNKSRMYVLENTGEFVKRHGLETGDSLTLYEDESKNLYFSITKVQRPESALAQTTHPKSHNCNHLTEHMWQDGDEEYTSLALLTEQLENKEQEEANSLGAVPMDFSCSYTNELELNNNPFNNISTYTQPASAAMQTSPPNGKMKAVDDSHDVDDCYTGLGMLPDVHSYNFSL, encoded by the exons ATGGAGAACGTTTTTCCCACTTTATCAAACAACTCAGGCAACACCACCACTACCACAAATGCTAGCTCAGTAATGATGGGTTGTCCTCAGAATTCCCAGTTCTCCTCTATAGATGGACCATTGAGCTACCCTTCAACACCTTCAAGCTCATTAACTCAGTCAAACTATTTTGCACCACAGTACTATACGACACCGCCTTGTGAAACTACGCAATTTCCATTCACAGATTCTCTAGACCAGCGTAGCCAGTATACACCAGCTGCAGATCCTTTCTATCCTGTCATGGTTGGCCAAAATGCAATTGAAATGCAAAGATCGTGCATTTTGCAGCCTAATGCGTTGCAATTAGAGCAAGAAAGGAGAGCTCTAGATGCATACAAGACCAAGGTGGCAAGGTGCATGAGAAAACTTGCACGCCAAAGAAGGCTTGGTAGAGCTTCTTCTGGAGCTAGTTCGACTCGAATAACGGATGCAAGTAGATTGGCTTTGCATGGTGCTGGTACTGATGGCCAAAACAGCAGGACCAACACTAGCAAAGATCTTTTCGAGTTCTTAACACCAGATAACAAG AAACTGAAAGCGTTGCTTAGGAAGGACTTGAAGAATAGTGATGTTGGGTCTCTTGGGAGAATTGTCCTTCCAAAG AGAGAGGTTGAGGAAAatcttcctcctctacatgaTAAAGAAGGAATCCTACTTGTGCTCAGAGATATATACTCTAACCAAGAGTGGGGTTTAAAGTTAAA GTTCTGGACTAACAACAAAAGCAGGATGTATGTTCTTGAAAATACAG GAGAATTCGTTAAGCGACATGGGCTGGAGACTGGAGATTCCCTTACACTTTACGAGGATGAGAGCAAGAATCTC TATTTCTCCATCACAAAGGTGCAGAGACCAGAATCAGCCCTAGCTCAAACAACACACCCTAAGAGCCACAACTGTAACCACCTGACAGAACATATGTGGCAAGATGGGGATGAAGAATATACATCTTTAGCATTACTGACAGAACAACTTGAGaataaagaacaagaagaagctAACAGCCTTGGAGCTGTGCCTATGGACTTTTCTTGTTCATATACAAACGAACTAGAACTTAACAACAATCCTTTCAACAACATTAGTACCTATACCCAACCAGCATCTGCAGCTATGCAAACTTCTCCGCCAAATGGTAAAATGAAGGCGGTAGATGATTCTCATGACGTAGATGACTGCTATACTGGTCTTGGTATGCTCCCTGATGTCCATAGCTACAATTTTTCGCTATGA